From the Cohaesibacter sp. ES.047 genome, the window TTCCATGAAGCGGCGCGCGACGGTCTGGAAGAGGTCGTCATCTGGGGGACGGGAACACCGAAGCGCGAGTTCCTGCATGTCGATGACATGGCGGCAGCGTCGCTGTTTGTCATGGATCTCGATAAGGAGACCTATGAGGCCAACACCGAGCCGATGCTCAGCCATATCAATGTCGGCTCGGGCACGGATGTTTCTATTTGCGAGTTGGCAGCGATGATCGCCACGGTCACTGGCTTTGAGGGCCGGATCGGGTTTGATAGCTCCAAGCCTGATGGCACGGCACGCAAGCTGATGGATGTGTCGCGCCTCAAAAACATGGGATGGCAGGCATCAATTGATTTGCAGGATGGTGTCCGCACAACCTATGACTGGTTCTTGAATAACAACGACAGTTTGCGCGAGAAGTAGACCGACACTGGCAGCCAAGGCTCGGGATCGTACAGGAGTGACCATGACCGACAAGCAAATTACACCCGTCCTTCTGTGTGGTGGCTCCGGCACGCGCTTGTGGCCCCTGTCGCGCAAGAGCTATCCCAAGCAGTTTGCGCCGCTGATTGGCGATCAGACCCTGTTTCAGGCCTCTGCTCTTCGGCTGAGTGGGTCGTCCTTTGGCAAGCCACTCATCCTGACCAATTCGGATTTCCGCTTCATTGTCACCGAGCAGCTCAGCGAGATCGGTGTTGACCCGTCCGCGATCCTGATTGAGCCAGAAGGACGCAACACTGCTCCGGCGATCCTTGCCGCTGCCTTCTGGTTGCATCAGAGCGATCCCGATGCGCTGATGCTGGTGGCTCCATCCGACCATGTCATCCCGGATGCGCCCGCCTTCCGCGAGGCGGTCTGTGCTGGCGTCGAGGCCGCTCTCTCTGGCAATCTGGTCACCTTCGGCATCAAGCCGACCTATCCTGAGACGGGGTATGGCTACCTTGAGGTAGAGGGCACCTCCGCCTGTCAGGGGCAGAGCGCAACACCGCTCAGCCGCTTTGTCGAGAAGCCCGATCTGGCCAATGCCGAGGCCATGCTGGCTTCTGGCAACTATCTTTGGAATGCAGGGATCTTCCTGTTTTCGGTGCGCCATCTCATCGAGGCGTTCAAGCGTTCGGCCAACCATCTGCTTGAACCGGTTCAGCAGTCCGTCACCAATGGCAAGCATGATCTTGGCTTCCTGCGGCTTGACCCGTTTGCCTGGAGCCAGGCCGATGATATTTCCATCGACTATGCGGTGATGGAAAAGGCGGAGAATCTGTCGGTGGTTCCCTTTCTGGCTGGCTGGTCCGATCTGGGTGGCTGGGATGCGGTCTGGCGTGAGAGCGAGCAGACCGAGAACAAGGTTGCCCTGTCTGGCGATGCCACCGCGATCGATTGCAACAACACGCTGTTGCGCTCCGAGGACAGCGGTCTGGCACTGGTCGGAGTCGGGCTTGAGAATATCATGGCGATTGCCATGCCGGACGCGGTGCTGGTTGCTGATATGTCGCGTGCGCAGGATGTGCGCAAGGCGGTTGATGCGCTCAAGATCAAGAATGTGCGTCAGGCCGAGACCTTCCCGGTCGATCATCGCCCGTGGGGCTGGTTCGAGACGCTCATTCTGGCGGACCGGTTTCAGGTCAAGCGGATCGTTGTCAATCCGGGCGCGGCGCTCAGTCTTCAGAGCCATTTCCATCGCTCCGAACACTGGATCGTGGTGCAGGGCACGGCCAAGGTCACCGTTGGCGATGAGGTCAAACTGATGACCGAGAACCAGTCAATCTATATCCCCCTTGGCTCCGTCCATCGGATGGAGAACCCCGGCAAGCTACCCATGGTGATCATCGAGATCCAGACCGGTGCCTACCTCGGCGAGGATGACATTGTTCGCTATGAAGATGTCTATGCGCGGGGGTAGCCGGTAAGAGATCCGGCCCTTGAAGGCATAAATAAACCCCGCTCGGCTCACCGAACGGGGTTTTTGCTTGTTTGCACTTTGCTTTGGGCGCTTGTGTGTCAGGTCTGGTGGTTGCCAGATCCGCTCTAGCCGATGGAAGCGCGGATCTTTTCGACAAGATCGAGCTTTTCCCAGGAAAACCCGCCGTCTGCCTCGGGCTCACGACCAAAGTGGCCATAGGCTGCGGTGCGCTCATAGATCGGTTTGTTAAGGCCCAGATGGGTACGGATGCCACGTGGCGTCAGGGACATGCATTCCCACAGCGCCTTCTCAATTACGCTTTCATCAACCGTGCTGGTGCCCTGACTGTCAACATAAAGGGACAGTGGCTCGGAAATGCCGATGGCATAGGCCAGCTGGATCGAACAGCGTTCGGCATAGCCGGCGGCGACAACGTTCTTGGCCAGATAGCGGGCTGCATAGGCCGCCGAGCGGTCCACCTTGGTCGGGTCCTTGCCAGAGAAGGCACCGCCACCATGCGGGGCTGCGCCACCGTAGGTGTCGACAATGATCTTGCGGCCCGTGAGGCCAGCATCTCCATCAGGGCCGCCGATCACGAACTTGCCCGTCGGGTTGACGTGCCAGACCGTGTTGTCGGTCAGCCAGCCTTCTGGCAGGGCGGTCTTGATATAAGGCGTGACGATGTCGCGAACGTCGGAGGACGACAGGCTGCCATCATAATGCTGAGTGGAGAGGACGATCGAAGCCACCTCAACCGGTTTGCCGTTCTCGTAGCGAAGCGTGAGCTGGCTTTTGGCATCCGGACCGAGTTGGGTTTCGCTGCCATCGTGGCGTGATTCAGAGATCAGACGCAGGATCTTGTGTGCATAAAGGATTGGAGCGGGCATGAGCTCGGGGGTCTCATTGACCGCATAGCCGAACATGATGCCCTGATCGCCAGCGCCTTCGTCCTTGCCCTCGGACTCATCAACGCCCTGTGCAATGTCAGCAGACTGCTCATGCACATAAACATCAATGTCCGCCTTGTCCCAATGGAAGCCATCCTGAGCGTAACCAATGTCCTTGATCACTCGTCGCGCGGTTTTTTCCATGGTGTGGGCATCAAGCTCGCTGGGGCCGCGGACTTCACCGGCCAGCACCACCTTGTTGGTGGTTGCCATGGTTTCGACCGCACAGCGGGAATAGGGGTCCAGCTTCAGAAACTCATCAACGATGGCGTCGGAAATCCGGTCGCAAATCTTGTCCGGATGACCTTCGGACACGGACTCGCTTGTAAAAAGATAGTCTTCTCTAGACACAACGGACCTACTCTCTGATATAAAGAAATCTTGATATCTTTGTACCTAATTCTCTCACGGGCTTCAATTGACCCCAGAGAATTTTTTTGTGAAATCCGTTTTATGAACAATTTGGGTGATTTGATGCCTCGGAAACCGGCGTATTAAACAGGGAAATGCGCCGCATCTTTACTCTATGCAACTGTAGGGATTGTCAGGGGCCTCAGGGCTTTTTAGGATAACAGTCGAAAGTTGCACGACAATTATGCAATGTTGACAATTTGAATTGGTTGCTTGGCGTTTTGTTAAGCTTAAGCGTCGTGATGTGTGGATCGGTTCGGAGCGGGCGCTTTTGGACAAAAGTCTCAGAGGGACGCGGGGATGTGGCTGTCTGGCTGCGATCCGAGCGACTCGTTGCTCCTTAGGTGTTGCGGGCTACCGTCGTGTTTCGCGGTCGGGTTGTGGGGCGCCGGGAATTTGTTGTGGAGGAAAATAGCGCTGCGATACTGCGGAACGGCCGTATGGGGGGAGGCCGCGTCTTCTTGTTGTCAAAGCTGGGTCGGGGTGGCTTTGTTGCAGAAGCTTGGTTATCTCGTCATTTTTAGATTGAGCGCTGTGAGGCTGCGAGCGGGACTTTCGCCCAAGGGGCTGGTTCCGGCCACCGGGTGCCTGTTGCAGGACAGGCCATCTCCATCGATCTGGCCTGACCGAGGGACGGAGCGCCTTGAATAAGAAAAGGTCGCAGACTGGTCATAAATAGATGATGAGGTGCTGTGATTTGGAGGGTGGTTGGATCATTCTCTTGGTAATGTCTAGAAGGGTGCTTGTTGAGCAAAAACCGTCCTAAAATGGAATGGGTTGTTGACTATCTGTCATAACTCGCGCAAAGGGCTAGTCGGGATCGCTTTTTCTTTCCATTTCGTTTGGTCCAAAAAGTGTTACTAGCCAATTGGCACTTTGAGTTTTCGCTCACTTTGTGCGATGTATTGTGTCTTCGGGACCGTGAAAGCAAAAAAGCAAAAACGATATGAATAGAAAAACCGTCGAAGTCATAGGCCGCGCGTGTCGGCTGCGGCCGCGCGTGTCGGCTGCCAGGAGCCAATAATGTGGCTGAATTCTGGGATCTGCTGATTTCCGGAACGTGCAGTGTTGACGAAATCGGACCGGATCGGTTTTCTACATTTCGCTATTTGCATCCGCTGACCGGTCAGGAAGGCAAGTCCTACACCTTCCGCGCTGGTGTTCTCGATGATGTGTGGGGGTTTGATCCGAGCGTCTTTTCGCTCTCGCCCCGCGAAGCCCTTCAGATGGATCCGCAGCAACGGCTTTTGCTGATGCTGGTCTGGGAGGCTCTCGAGGAGGCGGGCGTTCCTGCCTCCAGCCTTGCTGGAAGCAACGTCGGTGTCTTCGTCGGCAACTCGGGCAGTGACCACGCCAACCGCTTTTTCTTTGATCCGGCGAGTTCAGACAGTTTCATGATGACCGGCAACACCACGTCGCTGGTCTCGAATCGAATCTCCTATATTTATGATCTGCATGGGCCGAGCTTCACAGTTGATACCGCTTGTTCCTCTTCGCTCGTGGCGCTGGATCTGGCGCTGAAACGATTGCAGGCGGGCGAGATCGACACGGCTATTGTTGCGGGCGTGAATATGCTCTTGTCGCCGTTTCCTTTTGTCGGGTTTTCGGCTGCGTCCATGCTGTCGCCCGAGGGGCTTTGCCGTCCGTTCGACGAAAATGCCAATGGGTATGTGCGCGCCGAGGGCGGGGTCGTTCTCGTGCTGCAGAACAGCGATGCCTTCAAGAGTGGCGAGCAGAAGAGCTTTGGCCGGATCGTCGAGGCGGGCATCAACTCCGATGGTCGGACATCAGGTGTCGCCCTGCCGTCACCGGAGTTTCAGGCTGAATTGCTCGAAAAGGTTTACAAGACAGCGGCCATAACGCCCGATCAGCTTGCCTTTATCGAAGCGCATGGTACGGGGACCCGGGTCGGGGATCCGGCCGAAACCTTTGCGCTCGGCAAGGTGCTTGGCGGTGGGCGCACGACGGTCTTGCCGATCGGATCGGTCAAGTCGAATGTTGGCCATCTGGAACCGGCTTCCGGCATGGTGAGTGTACTGAAATCCCTGTTGGCTCTCGAGCATGACATCCTGCCGCCGAGTCTGCATATCGAGACACCCAATCCGGACATCCCGTTTGACAAGCTCAACCTGTCCCTGACGCGCAAGGCACGTCCGCTCGAACGGGGTGATGCGATCCGGTTTGCAGGGATCAACAACTTCGGTTTTGGGGGCACCAACGCCCACGTTGTGGTGTCTGACAGTGTTGAAGCCATCAGCAAAAGCAAGGCCGTCAGGACGAAAGCCAAATCCGGACAGGCTGCCGTGATCGACGATCAGGCGCGGCTTGTTGTCGTGTCTGCGCGGACGCCCGATGCGCTTCGCAGTCTTGCTGGCGGGTATGCGCAACAGGTGCAACACAATGAGACCGCCAGTGTTGCCGACTGGAGCAATGCCATCGCCTGGCAACGCGAATTGATGGATGAGCGCCTTGCTGTTGTCGCCAGCTCTCGTGAGGATCTGGCTGACAGACTTTCGCGTTTTGCGGCTGACAAGGGAATCGAAGGCACAGTTTCGGGGGCTGCTTCAAGAACGGCTCAGGATCCGGTCTTTGTCTA encodes:
- the metK gene encoding methionine adenosyltransferase yields the protein MSREDYLFTSESVSEGHPDKICDRISDAIVDEFLKLDPYSRCAVETMATTNKVVLAGEVRGPSELDAHTMEKTARRVIKDIGYAQDGFHWDKADIDVYVHEQSADIAQGVDESEGKDEGAGDQGIMFGYAVNETPELMPAPILYAHKILRLISESRHDGSETQLGPDAKSQLTLRYENGKPVEVASIVLSTQHYDGSLSSSDVRDIVTPYIKTALPEGWLTDNTVWHVNPTGKFVIGGPDGDAGLTGRKIIVDTYGGAAPHGGGAFSGKDPTKVDRSAAYAARYLAKNVVAAGYAERCSIQLAYAIGISEPLSLYVDSQGTSTVDESVIEKALWECMSLTPRGIRTHLGLNKPIYERTAAYGHFGREPEADGGFSWEKLDLVEKIRASIG
- a CDS encoding mannose-1-phosphate guanylyltransferase/mannose-6-phosphate isomerase, with amino-acid sequence MTDKQITPVLLCGGSGTRLWPLSRKSYPKQFAPLIGDQTLFQASALRLSGSSFGKPLILTNSDFRFIVTEQLSEIGVDPSAILIEPEGRNTAPAILAAAFWLHQSDPDALMLVAPSDHVIPDAPAFREAVCAGVEAALSGNLVTFGIKPTYPETGYGYLEVEGTSACQGQSATPLSRFVEKPDLANAEAMLASGNYLWNAGIFLFSVRHLIEAFKRSANHLLEPVQQSVTNGKHDLGFLRLDPFAWSQADDISIDYAVMEKAENLSVVPFLAGWSDLGGWDAVWRESEQTENKVALSGDATAIDCNNTLLRSEDSGLALVGVGLENIMAIAMPDAVLVADMSRAQDVRKAVDALKIKNVRQAETFPVDHRPWGWFETLILADRFQVKRIVVNPGAALSLQSHFHRSEHWIVVQGTAKVTVGDEVKLMTENQSIYIPLGSVHRMENPGKLPMVIIEIQTGAYLGEDDIVRYEDVYARG